One genomic segment of Arachis duranensis cultivar V14167 chromosome 4, aradu.V14167.gnm2.J7QH, whole genome shotgun sequence includes these proteins:
- the LOC107482847 gene encoding fasciclin-like arabinogalactan protein 1, whose product MEYLYNVYNGNLGILALVRSRSRSISILDGASKFDFTVQNDGDQVTLKTKIVTAKITGTLIDEDPLAIYTIDKVLLPRELFKALAPSPSPAPAPEPAAADAPASPKKEGKKKKQKAADAPADEESAPADSPSDAADDSADDGNGAVRFDGVRYGNVIFVVMALCFGFSLL is encoded by the exons ATGgagtatttgtacaatgtgtacaatggaaaTTTAGGGAT TCTCGCTCTTGTTCGATCTCGATCTCGCTCGATCTCGATTCTCGATGGAGCCAGCAAGTTCGACTTCACCGTGCAGAATGACGGTGATCAAGTCACGCTCAAGACCAAGATTGTTACTGCCAAGATCACTGGCACGCTCATTGACGAAGACCCGCTCGCGATCTACACCATTGATAAGGTTTTACTTCCCAGGGAGCTTTTCAAGGCCCTGGCTCCGTCTCCTTCGCCCGCGCCTGCACCGGAGCCAGCCGCCGCGGACGCTCCTGCATCCCCGAAGAAagagggaaagaagaagaagcagaaggcAGCCGACGCGCCGGCAGATGAGGAATCAGCGCCTGCAGATTCGCCCAGTGATGCCGCCGATGACAGCGCTGACGACGGTAACGGCGCTGTTAGGTTTGACGGCGTCAGGTACGGTAACGTCATCTTCGTGGTTATGGCTTTGTGCTTTGGGTTTTCGTTGCTGTAA
- the LOC107482846 gene encoding dirigent protein 16-like has protein sequence MSFKSFTFGTGLAGTSFAGDSGNNNNQNNVQLQLGPDGLGLGFGTITVIDDVLTAQPELGSQIVGKAKGVYVASSADGSRQMMTFTALFEGGEYGDSLNFCGLYKIGSAVSQLSVIGGIGKFKNTNGFAELKALVPPGQVSTDGAETLLRITVYLNY, from the exons ATGTCCTTCA AAAGTTTCACATTTGGAACCGGCTTGGCTGGTACGAGCTTTGCAGGAGACTCAGGTAATAATAACAACCAGAATAATGTCCAGTTGCAGTTAGGACCTGATGGTTTGGGACTTGGTTTCGGCACAATCACTGTAATTGATGATGTTTTAACGGCTCAACCAGAGCTGGGGTCACAAATAGTTGGGAAAGCTAAAGGAGTGTACGTGGCGAGTTCGGCAGATGGGAGTAGACAAATGATGACATTTACCGCCTTGTTCGAAGGAGGAGAGTATGGAGACAGCCTTAACTTCTGCGGCCTGTACAAGATAGGGAGCGCCGTGTCGCAGTTATCAGTGATCGGGGGCATAGGGAAGTTCAAGAACACAAACGGTTTTGCAGAACTCAAAGCTCTTGTCCCCCCAGGACAGGTTTCCACTGATGGAGCAGAGACATTGCTAAGGATCACTGTCTATTTGAACTACTAA
- the LOC107482967 gene encoding stromal cell-derived factor 2-like protein isoform X3, protein MVLLDSFHLLEIGGISSQISEFVAFEQLYGNCLDKIVRPEKGSSAKQGDTIKSETIIRLQHLGTRKWLHSHMHASPISNNLEVSCYGDDSESDKGDNWKLLIEGSGKNWKQDQKIRLQHLKTRGYLHSHDKTYSSRIVGGHHEEKRKKRKKRSRRTTAAEGGWRRDSSSAAHE, encoded by the exons ATGGTCCTGCTTGACAGTTTTCATCTGCTTG AAATTGGTGGTATTTCCTCTCAAATTTCAGAATTTGTGGCTTTTGAACAATTATATGGGAACTGTTTGGATAAG ATTGTTAGGCCTGAAAAAGGGAGTTCTGCCAAACAAGGTGATACCATTAAAAGTGAAACAATTATTAGATTGCAGCACTTGGGAACAAGAAAATGGCTTCACAGCCATATGCATGCTTCCCCAATTTCAAACAATCTTGAG GTGAGTTGCTATGGAGACGATTCTGAATCGGACAAAGGAGACAATTGGAA gCTTCTAATAGAAGGAAGTGGGAAGAATTGGAAACAAGATCAGAAGATTCGGCTTCAACATTTGAAAACTAGAGGCTATCTACATAGTCATGATAAAACATACTCATCAAGAATTGTTGGGGGACACCATGAG gagaagaggaagaagagaaagaagaggagcAGGAGAACCACGGCGGCAGAGGGAGGATGGCGACGAGACAGCAGCAGCGCCGCCCACGAATAG
- the LOC107482967 gene encoding stromal cell-derived factor 2-like protein isoform X2, producing MVLLDSFHLLEICSAEIGGISSQISEFVAFEQLYGNCLDKIVRPEKGSSAKQGDTIKSETIIRLQHLGTRKWLHSHMHASPISNNLEVSCYGDDSESDKGDNWKLLIEGSGKNWKQDQKIRLQHLKTRGYLHSHDKTYSSRIVGGHHERKKRKKRSRRTTAAEGGWRRDSSSAAHE from the exons ATGGTCCTGCTTGACAGTTTTCATCTGCTTG AAATTTGTTCTGCAGAAATTGGTGGTATTTCCTCTCAAATTTCAGAATTTGTGGCTTTTGAACAATTATATGGGAACTGTTTGGATAAG ATTGTTAGGCCTGAAAAAGGGAGTTCTGCCAAACAAGGTGATACCATTAAAAGTGAAACAATTATTAGATTGCAGCACTTGGGAACAAGAAAATGGCTTCACAGCCATATGCATGCTTCCCCAATTTCAAACAATCTTGAG GTGAGTTGCTATGGAGACGATTCTGAATCGGACAAAGGAGACAATTGGAA gCTTCTAATAGAAGGAAGTGGGAAGAATTGGAAACAAGATCAGAAGATTCGGCTTCAACATTTGAAAACTAGAGGCTATCTACATAGTCATGATAAAACATACTCATCAAGAATTGTTGGGGGACACCATGAG aggaagaagagaaagaagaggagcAGGAGAACCACGGCGGCAGAGGGAGGATGGCGACGAGACAGCAGCAGCGCCGCCCACGAATAG
- the LOC107482967 gene encoding stromal cell-derived factor 2-like protein isoform X1 → MVLLDSFHLLEICSAEIGGISSQISEFVAFEQLYGNCLDKIVRPEKGSSAKQGDTIKSETIIRLQHLGTRKWLHSHMHASPISNNLEVSCYGDDSESDKGDNWKLLIEGSGKNWKQDQKIRLQHLKTRGYLHSHDKTYSSRIVGGHHEEKRKKRKKRSRRTTAAEGGWRRDSSSAAHE, encoded by the exons ATGGTCCTGCTTGACAGTTTTCATCTGCTTG AAATTTGTTCTGCAGAAATTGGTGGTATTTCCTCTCAAATTTCAGAATTTGTGGCTTTTGAACAATTATATGGGAACTGTTTGGATAAG ATTGTTAGGCCTGAAAAAGGGAGTTCTGCCAAACAAGGTGATACCATTAAAAGTGAAACAATTATTAGATTGCAGCACTTGGGAACAAGAAAATGGCTTCACAGCCATATGCATGCTTCCCCAATTTCAAACAATCTTGAG GTGAGTTGCTATGGAGACGATTCTGAATCGGACAAAGGAGACAATTGGAA gCTTCTAATAGAAGGAAGTGGGAAGAATTGGAAACAAGATCAGAAGATTCGGCTTCAACATTTGAAAACTAGAGGCTATCTACATAGTCATGATAAAACATACTCATCAAGAATTGTTGGGGGACACCATGAG gagaagaggaagaagagaaagaagaggagcAGGAGAACCACGGCGGCAGAGGGAGGATGGCGACGAGACAGCAGCAGCGCCGCCCACGAATAG
- the LOC107482967 gene encoding stromal cell-derived factor 2-like protein isoform X4 — translation MVLLDSFHLLEICSAEIGGISSQISEFVAFEQLYGNCLDKIVRPEKGSSAKQGDTIKSETIIRLQHLGTRKWLHSHMHASPISNNLEVSCYGDDSESDKGDNWKLLIEGSGKNWKQDQKIRLQHLKTRGYLHSHDKTYSSRIVGGHHEDVCY, via the exons ATGGTCCTGCTTGACAGTTTTCATCTGCTTG AAATTTGTTCTGCAGAAATTGGTGGTATTTCCTCTCAAATTTCAGAATTTGTGGCTTTTGAACAATTATATGGGAACTGTTTGGATAAG ATTGTTAGGCCTGAAAAAGGGAGTTCTGCCAAACAAGGTGATACCATTAAAAGTGAAACAATTATTAGATTGCAGCACTTGGGAACAAGAAAATGGCTTCACAGCCATATGCATGCTTCCCCAATTTCAAACAATCTTGAG GTGAGTTGCTATGGAGACGATTCTGAATCGGACAAAGGAGACAATTGGAA gCTTCTAATAGAAGGAAGTGGGAAGAATTGGAAACAAGATCAGAAGATTCGGCTTCAACATTTGAAAACTAGAGGCTATCTACATAGTCATGATAAAACATACTCATCAAGAATTGTTGGGGGACACCATGAG GATGTTTGTTATTAA